One genomic segment of Mycolicibacterium gilvum includes these proteins:
- a CDS encoding lycopene cyclase family protein — protein MDVLVVGAGPAGLAVAGACARRGLATAVLDPGPDRPWTATYGMWSRELPDDLPAAVVAARAAGRAIARTEHRLGWEYAVLDVPALQSHLTAQADGVRFHTGRAVGSPQRGVVTLTDGSELRADVVIDAGGRWRPLAYSRAEVPAEQTAFGLVLDAETAAPLVSAGDALFMDWRPDHGETGWPTFLYVIPLGGGQVLVEETSLARRPGLPLSTLRRRLHARLAHHGIRAPETARSERVSFPVDQPRHDGVATVGFGAAAPLIHPASGFSVAGSLRLAPRVADAIAAHLPAGPEEALAAARDVVWSRSAQVVHRIRRIGLEALLRMPPDQIPGFFDVFFGLPEHHRWTYLTARDDVRGTLAAMGRLFGESDNRLRWHLVIPALRRRLPSNDQGPQRAETL, from the coding sequence ATGGACGTTCTGGTGGTGGGTGCCGGACCCGCGGGGTTGGCGGTGGCGGGCGCCTGCGCGCGTCGGGGACTCGCCACCGCTGTCCTCGACCCGGGTCCGGACCGGCCATGGACGGCGACATACGGGATGTGGAGCCGCGAGCTACCCGACGATCTACCGGCCGCCGTCGTCGCGGCGCGGGCCGCAGGGCGGGCGATCGCGCGGACGGAGCATCGACTGGGCTGGGAGTACGCCGTGCTCGACGTGCCGGCGCTGCAGTCCCATCTCACGGCACAGGCCGACGGTGTGCGGTTCCACACCGGGCGGGCGGTCGGCTCGCCGCAGCGTGGTGTCGTCACCCTCACCGACGGCTCCGAACTGCGCGCGGACGTGGTGATCGACGCCGGTGGACGGTGGCGGCCACTGGCCTACAGCAGGGCTGAAGTGCCGGCCGAGCAGACGGCCTTCGGTCTGGTGCTCGACGCCGAGACCGCCGCGCCGCTGGTGTCCGCCGGCGACGCCCTGTTCATGGACTGGCGCCCCGACCACGGCGAAACCGGTTGGCCCACATTTCTTTACGTCATTCCGCTGGGTGGCGGTCAGGTCCTGGTCGAGGAGACGTCGCTGGCACGCCGGCCGGGCCTGCCGCTGTCGACCCTTCGCCGGCGGCTGCACGCCCGGCTCGCCCACCACGGCATCCGAGCGCCGGAAACCGCTCGTAGCGAACGGGTTTCGTTCCCGGTGGACCAGCCGCGACACGACGGGGTTGCCACAGTCGGCTTCGGCGCGGCCGCGCCGCTGATCCACCCGGCGAGCGGGTTCAGCGTGGCCGGCTCCCTTCGGCTCGCCCCGCGGGTCGCCGACGCGATCGCCGCACACCTGCCGGCCGGGCCGGAGGAGGCGCTCGCCGCGGCCCGTGACGTGGTGTGGTCGCGCTCGGCTCAGGTGGTCCACCGCATCCGGCGCATCGGTCTCGAAGCCCTGTTGCGGATGCCGCCCGACCAGATCCCCGGGTTCTTCGACGTGTTCTTCGGCCTGCCCGAACACCACCGTTGGACCTACCTGACCGCCCGCGACGACGTCCGCGGCACACTCGCCGCGATGGGCCGACTGTTCGGTGAATCCGACAACCGACTGCGCTGGCATCTCGTCATCCCCGCGCTGCGGCGCCGGTTGCCGAGCAATGACCAAGGGCCACAACGAGCGGAGACGCTGTGA
- a CDS encoding class A beta-lactamase-related serine hydrolase — protein MSRRMAIATMAAACAALLLSGCTAQVSGMPPDSQIPPQAPVTQVPEAPPAHPALTFDGLDARVKQAAAQAAESGAELTAAVLDRDTGGFVSVGAGRPFPIASVVKLFIADDVLLRESRGEMELSAADRDSLGVMLRSSDDSAAQTFWDRSGGNAVIARTVSRYGLGGTTAPSNGRWDVTLSTSGDLVRYYDMLLDGAGGLPPEQTEFIVGNLARSTPTGTDGYPQRFGIPDGLRGEPVAVKQGWFCCWNGGNQLHVSTGVVGADRRYVVALSSLDPSGEAAARQNMTRAVETMFPGGSI, from the coding sequence ATGAGCAGACGGATGGCGATCGCGACGATGGCAGCGGCCTGTGCGGCACTGCTGCTCAGCGGATGCACCGCGCAGGTCTCGGGGATGCCCCCGGACTCGCAGATCCCGCCGCAGGCGCCGGTGACCCAGGTGCCCGAGGCTCCCCCGGCGCATCCGGCTCTGACGTTCGACGGCCTCGACGCCCGGGTCAAGCAGGCCGCCGCGCAGGCCGCCGAGTCCGGCGCCGAACTCACCGCCGCCGTCCTCGACCGCGACACCGGGGGCTTCGTCTCCGTCGGTGCCGGCAGGCCGTTCCCGATCGCGTCGGTGGTCAAGTTGTTCATCGCCGACGATGTGCTGTTGCGGGAATCGCGGGGCGAGATGGAGCTTTCCGCCGCCGACCGCGACTCACTCGGGGTGATGCTGCGCTCCTCCGATGACAGTGCGGCGCAGACGTTCTGGGATCGCAGCGGTGGGAACGCCGTGATCGCGCGCACCGTGTCACGCTACGGTCTGGGCGGCACCACCGCGCCGTCCAACGGGCGCTGGGACGTCACGCTGAGCACTTCGGGTGACCTGGTTCGCTACTACGACATGCTGCTCGACGGTGCCGGGGGGCTGCCGCCCGAGCAGACCGAGTTCATCGTCGGCAACCTCGCGCGCTCCACCCCGACGGGCACCGACGGCTACCCGCAGAGGTTCGGCATCCCCGACGGTCTGCGCGGCGAACCCGTTGCCGTCAAACAGGGTTGGTTCTGCTGCTGGAACGGCGGCAACCAGCTGCACGTGTCGACCGGCGTGGTGGGCGCGGACCGCCGCTACGTGGTCGCCCTCAGCTCACTGGACCCGTCGGGTGAGGCTGCGGCGCGCCAGAACATGACGCGGGCGGTCGAGACGATGTTCCCCGGCGGCTCCATCTGA
- a CDS encoding NAD(P)/FAD-dependent oxidoreductase, producing the protein MESMSERSGGRAQRVVVVGAGMVGLSTAWYLQEHGVEVTVVDSDGVAAGSSWGNAGWLTPSIATPLPEPAVLRYGVRALLSPSSPVYVPPTADPRLIGFLLRFARNSTASRWQKAMKALIPLNRDALAAFDRMEVQSSEQSSPAEPFIAAYRTAADREVLLEEFAQIRAAGQSVNFEVLDGATARAQEPALSPEVDAAIAIHDERFVNPSAYVDALAAQVLARGGRIEAGVDVDSVSDTGDGVRVAGQRYDAAVVATGARLNKLLAPFGVRRTVQAGRGYSFTVKVDHLPRGPVYFPTQRVACTPVGDRLRIAGMMEFRAVDAPLDPRRIEVLKNAAGELLTGAHLDTREDEWVGARPCTADGLPLIGRTRSSRVFAAGGHGMWGITLGPVTGRLLAEQIVTGRTPDALRAVDPLR; encoded by the coding sequence ATGGAGTCCATGAGTGAACGGAGCGGCGGTCGAGCGCAGCGGGTGGTGGTCGTCGGGGCGGGCATGGTCGGACTGAGCACGGCGTGGTACCTGCAGGAGCATGGCGTGGAGGTCACCGTGGTCGACTCCGACGGGGTGGCGGCGGGATCGAGCTGGGGCAACGCGGGCTGGCTGACGCCCAGCATCGCGACGCCGCTACCGGAGCCGGCGGTCCTGAGGTACGGGGTGCGCGCGCTGTTGAGCCCGTCATCCCCGGTGTATGTGCCGCCGACCGCCGATCCCCGGCTGATCGGCTTCCTGCTGCGGTTCGCCCGCAACTCGACCGCCTCGCGCTGGCAGAAGGCCATGAAGGCGCTGATCCCGCTGAACCGGGACGCGCTGGCCGCGTTCGACCGGATGGAGGTGCAGTCGAGCGAACAATCCAGTCCGGCAGAGCCTTTCATCGCCGCGTACCGAACGGCAGCCGACCGCGAGGTGCTTCTGGAGGAGTTCGCGCAGATCCGCGCGGCCGGGCAGTCGGTGAACTTCGAGGTGCTCGACGGCGCGACCGCACGCGCCCAGGAACCCGCGCTGTCCCCGGAGGTCGACGCGGCCATCGCGATTCACGACGAGCGGTTCGTGAACCCGTCCGCCTACGTCGACGCCCTCGCCGCGCAGGTGCTCGCCCGTGGCGGCCGCATCGAGGCCGGTGTCGACGTCGACTCGGTCTCGGACACCGGTGACGGCGTCCGGGTCGCCGGACAGCGGTACGACGCGGCCGTCGTCGCCACCGGCGCGCGGCTCAACAAACTCCTCGCACCGTTCGGCGTCCGGCGAACGGTACAGGCAGGACGCGGCTACAGCTTCACCGTCAAGGTGGACCACCTGCCGCGCGGCCCGGTGTACTTCCCGACCCAGCGCGTCGCGTGCACACCCGTCGGCGACCGGCTGCGGATCGCCGGGATGATGGAGTTCCGCGCCGTCGACGCGCCCCTGGACCCCCGCCGCATCGAGGTGCTCAAGAACGCCGCCGGCGAGCTGTTGACCGGTGCCCACCTCGACACCCGCGAGGACGAGTGGGTGGGCGCACGTCCGTGCACGGCCGACGGCCTGCCGTTGATCGGCCGCACCCGGAGTTCCCGGGTCTTTGCGGCGGGCGGTCACGGCATGTGGGGTATCACGCTGGGACCCGTGACGGGCAGGCTGCTGGCCGAGCAGATCGTCACCGGCCGGACGCCGGACGCGCTTCGCGCGGTCGATCCGCTCCGCTGA
- a CDS encoding MFS transporter has protein sequence MDSRDARSPTIEKEQPPAVLKKAIAASAIGNATEWFDYGIYAYGVTYISAAIFPGDAANATLLALMTFAVSFLVRPLGGFVWGPLGDRLGRKRVLAMTILLMAGATFCVGLVPTYAAIGMWAPFLLVLLRMIQGFSTGGEYGGAATFMAEYSPSRRRGLLGSFLEFGTLAGFSCGALLMLGCSLVLSDEDMQAWGWRLPFLVAAPLGLIGVYLRSRLEDTPVYRELEQEGRTEESTSMQFRDLVVRYWRPILQMGGLVVALNVVNYTLLTYMPTYLENSIGLSADQSLMVPIIGMLAMMVFVPFAGLLSDRVGRKPLWWFSLIGLFVAGIPAFLLMGTNLAGAVVGFAILGLLYVPQLATISATFPAMFPTQVRYAGFAIAYNVSTSIFGGTAPAVNDWLVGATGDNLVPAYYMMGACVIGALALMRIPETTRCPLNGTATPGTDEAPAPVEYEKSSA, from the coding sequence GTGGATTCCCGAGACGCTCGGTCACCGACGATCGAGAAGGAACAGCCACCGGCGGTACTGAAGAAGGCGATCGCCGCGTCGGCCATCGGAAACGCCACGGAGTGGTTCGACTACGGCATCTACGCGTACGGGGTCACCTACATCTCGGCGGCCATCTTCCCCGGTGATGCGGCCAACGCCACGCTCCTCGCGCTGATGACCTTCGCGGTGTCGTTCCTGGTCCGGCCGCTCGGCGGCTTCGTGTGGGGACCGCTCGGTGATCGGCTCGGGCGCAAGCGGGTGCTCGCGATGACGATCCTGTTGATGGCCGGGGCGACGTTCTGCGTCGGACTCGTGCCGACGTACGCGGCGATCGGGATGTGGGCTCCGTTCCTGCTGGTGTTGTTGCGCATGATCCAGGGCTTCTCGACCGGCGGTGAGTACGGCGGCGCGGCGACGTTCATGGCCGAGTACTCCCCCAGCCGACGTCGCGGGCTGCTCGGCAGCTTCCTGGAGTTCGGCACACTGGCAGGCTTCTCCTGCGGTGCGCTGCTGATGCTGGGCTGCTCGCTGGTACTCAGTGACGAGGACATGCAGGCCTGGGGTTGGCGGCTGCCGTTCCTGGTCGCCGCGCCGCTGGGCCTGATCGGTGTCTATCTGCGTTCGCGGCTGGAGGACACGCCGGTCTACCGCGAGCTGGAGCAGGAGGGCCGCACCGAGGAGAGCACCTCGATGCAGTTCCGCGACCTCGTTGTCCGCTACTGGCGGCCGATCCTGCAGATGGGCGGATTGGTCGTCGCCCTCAACGTGGTGAACTACACGCTGCTCACCTATATGCCGACCTACCTTGAGAATTCGATCGGGCTGTCGGCCGACCAGTCGCTGATGGTCCCCATCATCGGCATGCTGGCGATGATGGTGTTCGTGCCGTTCGCGGGCCTGTTGTCGGACCGCGTCGGACGTAAGCCGCTGTGGTGGTTCTCGCTCATCGGCCTGTTCGTGGCGGGAATCCCGGCCTTCCTGCTGATGGGGACCAACCTCGCCGGCGCCGTGGTCGGCTTCGCGATCCTGGGCCTGCTGTACGTCCCCCAGTTGGCCACCATCTCGGCGACCTTCCCGGCCATGTTCCCCACCCAGGTGCGCTACGCGGGCTTCGCGATCGCCTACAACGTGTCCACGTCGATCTTCGGCGGTACCGCACCCGCGGTGAACGACTGGCTGGTGGGCGCCACGGGTGACAATCTCGTTCCGGCCTACTACATGATGGGCGCCTGTGTCATCGGCGCGCTGGCCCTGATGCGTATCCCGGAAACCACCCGATGCCCCCTCAACGGCACGGCCACCCCGGGAACCGACGAGGCACCGGCACCGGTCGAGTACGAGAAGTCCTCTGCCTGA
- a CDS encoding excinuclease ABC subunit UvrA, protein MTGEPDPYIRVFASRVHNLKTVDVAAPRDSFVAFTGVSGSGKSSLAFGTIYAEAQRRYFESVAPYARRLLLPQDAPKVDDITGLPPAVALQQRRGTATSRSTVGTVTTLSNLVRMLFSRAGTYPPGATERLDSDAFSPNTTIGACPQCHGLGRIHEVTEQTLVPDPSLSIRDGAVAAWPGAWQGQNLRDILITLGYDIDKPWRKLTKRQRDWILFTEDQPTVEIDPSRHPVTADYYYNGTFSSAERHVRHTLANSQSAAMRRRVLQYVHSTDCPVCGGSGLRAEALAVTFAGRTIAELVALPLTTLAEVLEPAATRTEFAAAYESTESGEFTEVATMIAADLVARIGVLVDLGLGYLSLHRRTPTVSPGELQRLRLATQLRAGLFGVLYVLDEPSAGLHPADAEPLLEVLDRLRRAGNSLFVVEHDMDVVRRADWVVDVGPGAGELGGDVLYSGPVAGLANVDASVTRRFLFAEEARPARAPRTPASVMRLRGITFHNLVGVDVDIPLGSFVAVTGVSGSGKSTLVCKVLGDVMARQLGRSPEPAEDAADGDAELLDIDVDSSVGVAVEGAEIIDRLVTVDQRPIGRTPRSNLATYTGLFDAVRKAFADTPEARRRGWSAGRFSFNVAEGRCATCQGEGFVAVELLFLPGTYATCPACGGARYSDETLEVTYRDRTIADVLAQTVDEAADFLTELPGAARSLTTLREVGLGYLRLGQPATELSGGEAQRIKLATELQRAKRGHTLYVLDEPTTGLHPADVQLLERQLHRLVDAGNTVVVAEHDMAVVAGADHVIDLGPGGGDDGGTVVAAGTPSVVAAHASSRTAPYLAAQLRWSRRGTSSRPPASCSGAPQPHPTGPVS, encoded by the coding sequence GTGACCGGGGAACCCGACCCCTACATCCGTGTCTTCGCCTCCCGCGTGCACAACCTCAAGACCGTCGACGTCGCCGCCCCCAGGGACTCCTTCGTCGCGTTCACCGGAGTGTCCGGATCCGGCAAGTCCTCGTTGGCTTTCGGCACCATCTACGCCGAGGCCCAGCGTCGCTACTTCGAGTCGGTCGCCCCGTACGCGCGCCGGCTGCTGCTGCCCCAAGACGCACCGAAGGTCGACGACATCACCGGCCTTCCCCCCGCGGTTGCGCTGCAGCAGCGCCGCGGCACCGCGACGTCGCGCTCGACCGTCGGCACCGTCACCACGCTGTCGAACCTGGTGCGCATGCTGTTCTCCCGGGCCGGGACCTATCCGCCCGGCGCCACCGAGCGGCTGGACTCCGACGCATTCTCGCCGAACACCACGATCGGCGCGTGCCCGCAGTGCCACGGCCTCGGCCGCATCCACGAGGTGACCGAACAGACGCTCGTGCCCGACCCGTCGCTGAGCATCCGCGACGGCGCGGTCGCGGCGTGGCCGGGCGCGTGGCAGGGCCAGAACCTACGCGACATCCTCATCACCCTCGGCTACGACATCGACAAGCCGTGGCGCAAACTCACCAAGCGGCAACGGGATTGGATCCTGTTCACCGAGGACCAGCCGACCGTCGAGATCGACCCGAGCCGGCACCCGGTCACCGCCGACTACTACTACAACGGCACCTTCTCCAGCGCCGAACGCCATGTCCGCCACACGCTGGCCAACTCGCAGAGCGCCGCGATGCGGCGTCGGGTGCTGCAGTACGTGCACAGCACCGACTGCCCGGTGTGCGGGGGCTCCGGACTGCGGGCCGAGGCCCTGGCGGTGACGTTCGCCGGCCGCACCATCGCCGAATTGGTGGCGCTGCCGCTGACGACGCTGGCCGAGGTGCTGGAGCCGGCGGCGACCCGGACGGAGTTCGCGGCGGCCTACGAGTCGACCGAATCCGGCGAGTTCACCGAAGTCGCGACGATGATCGCCGCCGACCTGGTGGCGCGCATCGGGGTCCTCGTCGATCTCGGACTGGGGTACCTCAGCCTGCACCGCCGCACACCGACCGTGTCGCCCGGGGAACTGCAGCGGCTGCGGCTGGCCACGCAGTTGCGTGCCGGGTTGTTCGGTGTGCTCTACGTCCTCGACGAACCGTCGGCGGGTCTGCATCCGGCCGACGCCGAGCCGCTGCTGGAGGTGCTGGATCGTCTTCGGCGCGCGGGTAATTCGCTGTTCGTGGTCGAGCACGACATGGACGTGGTGCGCCGCGCCGACTGGGTCGTCGACGTCGGTCCCGGAGCCGGCGAGCTGGGCGGTGACGTGCTCTACAGCGGGCCTGTGGCGGGTCTGGCGAACGTCGACGCGTCGGTCACCCGCAGGTTCCTGTTCGCCGAGGAGGCCCGCCCCGCTCGAGCGCCCCGCACACCGGCGTCGGTGATGCGGTTGCGCGGCATCACCTTTCACAACCTCGTCGGCGTCGACGTCGACATCCCGCTCGGTTCCTTCGTCGCCGTGACCGGGGTATCGGGGTCCGGCAAGTCGACACTGGTGTGCAAGGTGCTCGGCGACGTGATGGCCAGGCAACTGGGCCGGTCACCGGAGCCTGCCGAGGACGCCGCCGACGGCGATGCCGAACTGCTCGACATCGACGTGGATTCCAGTGTCGGTGTGGCCGTCGAGGGTGCCGAGATCATCGACCGCCTCGTCACCGTCGACCAGCGACCGATCGGACGCACTCCGCGGTCGAACCTCGCGACCTACACCGGGCTCTTCGACGCGGTCCGCAAGGCGTTCGCCGACACCCCCGAGGCGCGGCGTCGAGGATGGAGCGCGGGCCGCTTCTCGTTCAACGTCGCCGAGGGCCGCTGCGCGACGTGTCAGGGTGAGGGCTTCGTCGCCGTCGAGCTGCTGTTCCTGCCGGGCACCTACGCCACCTGCCCGGCGTGCGGCGGCGCACGCTACTCCGACGAGACGCTCGAGGTCACCTACCGGGACCGCACCATCGCCGACGTCCTCGCCCAGACCGTCGACGAGGCCGCGGACTTTCTCACCGAACTACCCGGTGCGGCACGGAGTTTGACGACTCTGCGGGAGGTGGGTCTGGGGTATCTGCGGCTGGGCCAGCCGGCGACCGAACTGTCCGGCGGCGAGGCGCAGCGCATCAAACTCGCGACCGAACTGCAGCGCGCGAAACGCGGTCACACCCTCTACGTTCTCGACGAGCCCACCACGGGACTGCACCCGGCCGATGTCCAACTGCTGGAGCGTCAGCTGCACCGCCTCGTCGACGCGGGCAACACGGTGGTGGTGGCCGAGCACGACATGGCGGTGGTGGCGGGCGCCGACCACGTCATCGATCTGGGACCCGGTGGAGGGGACGACGGCGGCACCGTCGTGGCGGCCGGCACGCCGAGCGTGGTGGCCGCGCACGCGAGCAGCCGCACCGCCCCCTACCTCGCGGCACAACTCAGATGGAGCCGCCGGGGAACATCGTCTCGACCGCCCGCGTCATGTTCTGGCGCGCCGCAGCCTCACCCGACGGGTCCAGTGAGCTGA
- the surE gene encoding 5'/3'-nucleotidase SurE yields MPLALITNDDGIDSVGLHVLAGAAIKAGLDVIVAAPAEQASGASAALSAVRQDGRTVVERRELPELDVEAWAVQAQPGHIVAAALNGWFDPRPDLVLSGINHGANVGRAILHSGTVGAALTAKISDTRALAVSLNVALHPTGERYWETAAGLIAPVLDLLLEAPDGTVLSLNVPDRPADEVGPIRPARLAPGGAVQTKVEEVRDGGVRLTEVEVPDKPDADTDSALLDAGHPTLTELRSVEADDGDLVHRWLEGRF; encoded by the coding sequence GTGCCCCTCGCACTGATCACCAACGACGACGGCATCGACTCCGTGGGCCTGCACGTGTTGGCAGGCGCGGCGATCAAGGCCGGTCTGGACGTCATCGTCGCCGCGCCCGCTGAACAGGCCAGCGGCGCCAGCGCGGCGCTGAGCGCGGTCCGACAGGACGGCCGCACCGTCGTCGAGCGACGAGAGCTGCCGGAGCTCGACGTCGAGGCATGGGCCGTGCAGGCCCAGCCGGGACACATCGTCGCCGCGGCGCTCAACGGATGGTTCGATCCGCGGCCCGACCTGGTGCTTTCGGGAATCAACCACGGCGCCAACGTCGGTCGGGCGATCCTGCATTCCGGGACCGTCGGCGCCGCGCTCACCGCCAAGATCAGTGACACCCGTGCGCTGGCGGTCTCGTTGAACGTCGCGTTGCATCCCACCGGCGAGCGGTACTGGGAGACGGCCGCCGGCCTCATCGCGCCGGTGCTCGACCTGTTGCTCGAGGCGCCGGACGGGACCGTGCTGTCACTCAACGTGCCCGACCGCCCCGCCGACGAGGTGGGTCCGATCCGGCCCGCGCGGCTGGCGCCGGGCGGGGCGGTGCAGACGAAGGTCGAAGAGGTCCGCGACGGCGGCGTGCGCCTGACCGAGGTCGAGGTGCCCGACAAACCGGACGCGGACACCGACAGCGCGCTGCTCGACGCCGGGCATCCGACACTCACGGAACTGCGGTCGGTTGAAGCCGACGACGGAGACCTCGTGCACCGCTGGCTGGAGGGACGCTTCTAG
- a CDS encoding threonine/serine ThrE exporter family protein, whose protein sequence is MEPDSTPRFRRGLRIAMRGRRDPATGAGQRSRRPQNTSDERHTRKVLDLTVRLAEVMLSAGSGAADVVATAQDVAQAYRLNDCVVDVFVTTVFVSAPPTTESPAVTIVRSVRARSTDYSRLAALDELVRRITSGGVSVDQAHDAMDELSERPHPYPRWVATAGWAGFALGIAILLGGNWLVCLLAAATSAVIDQTGRRLNRAGTPLFFQQVAGALIATLVAVAAYRLAGLGPTALVATGIVMLLSGMTLVGSVQDALTGYMITAAARLGEVLFLTAGIVVGILAGLQVASLAGITIQLQVDATEIMVLPNQPASIAWAVFGATVAGACLTIASYARLRAVATAGLAAGLAELVLIALWSGGLGSVIATGCAAVGVGFLATLISIRRQAPALVTATAGITPMLPGMAVFRAVFYFAVEKDFAAGMTQAMVAAATALAIGAGVVMGELLGSPLRYRAGRIGQFLQVQGPPGLRRAVGRVVRLGPAEDQDATPASPYQRSWSVALEPLPAEPALEGSHADTPGTEDAPDAT, encoded by the coding sequence ATGGAACCCGACAGCACTCCCCGGTTCCGGCGCGGTCTGCGCATCGCGATGCGTGGGCGACGCGACCCCGCGACCGGCGCCGGCCAACGCAGTAGACGCCCCCAGAACACCTCGGACGAACGCCACACCCGCAAGGTCCTCGATCTGACGGTGCGACTTGCCGAGGTGATGCTGTCCGCCGGTTCCGGTGCCGCGGACGTCGTTGCCACCGCCCAGGACGTCGCCCAGGCGTACCGGCTCAACGACTGCGTCGTCGACGTATTCGTCACCACGGTCTTCGTGTCGGCGCCGCCGACCACCGAGAGTCCCGCGGTGACCATCGTGCGGTCGGTGCGGGCCCGTTCCACCGACTACTCGCGACTGGCCGCGCTCGACGAGCTGGTCCGCCGCATCACCTCCGGCGGTGTCTCGGTCGACCAGGCCCACGACGCCATGGATGAGCTGTCCGAACGGCCGCACCCCTACCCGCGCTGGGTCGCGACCGCCGGCTGGGCGGGTTTCGCGCTGGGAATCGCGATCCTGCTGGGCGGCAACTGGCTGGTGTGCCTTCTCGCCGCGGCCACCTCCGCGGTCATCGACCAGACCGGGCGCCGACTCAACCGGGCCGGCACTCCGCTGTTCTTCCAGCAGGTCGCCGGCGCGCTGATCGCGACGCTGGTCGCGGTCGCGGCCTACCGACTGGCCGGTCTGGGCCCCACCGCGCTGGTGGCGACCGGCATCGTGATGCTGCTGTCGGGGATGACGTTGGTGGGCTCGGTGCAGGACGCACTGACCGGGTACATGATCACCGCTGCGGCCCGGCTCGGCGAGGTGCTGTTCCTGACCGCGGGGATCGTCGTCGGAATCCTCGCCGGTCTGCAGGTGGCCTCGCTGGCAGGCATCACCATCCAGTTGCAGGTCGACGCCACCGAGATCATGGTCCTGCCGAATCAGCCGGCGTCGATCGCGTGGGCGGTGTTCGGTGCCACGGTGGCCGGCGCCTGCCTGACCATCGCCAGTTACGCGCGGTTACGGGCCGTTGCCACCGCCGGTCTCGCGGCGGGCCTCGCCGAGTTGGTGCTGATCGCGCTGTGGTCGGGCGGCCTGGGCTCGGTGATCGCCACCGGTTGCGCCGCGGTCGGGGTGGGGTTCCTGGCCACCCTGATCTCCATCCGCAGGCAGGCGCCGGCACTGGTGACGGCGACCGCGGGCATCACCCCGATGCTGCCCGGCATGGCGGTGTTCCGCGCGGTCTTCTACTTCGCGGTCGAAAAGGACTTCGCCGCCGGAATGACGCAGGCGATGGTCGCCGCGGCGACCGCGCTCGCGATCGGCGCCGGGGTGGTGATGGGCGAGCTTCTGGGCTCACCGCTGCGCTACCGCGCCGGCCGTATCGGTCAGTTCCTGCAGGTTCAGGGTCCGCCGGGCCTCCGCCGCGCGGTGGGCAGAGTGGTCCGCCTGGGACCGGCCGAGGATCAGGACGCCACGCCTGCGTCGCCCTACCAACGGTCCTGGAGCGTGGCGCTGGAACCGCTCCCGGCCGAGCCGGCTCTCGAGGGATCGCACGCAGATACGCCAGGGACCGAGGACGCGCCCGACGCGACATGA
- a CDS encoding 1-phosphofructokinase family hexose kinase, giving the protein MADKKPSPIVIFAPLPVLTVTVEDRSGEADIHVHAGGQGVWQSRMVSSLGVPVVLCSALGGETGDVLGHLLPADGVTVQTVPVSARNGSYVHDRRSGSREIIAEADGSPLDRHELDSLYELTLTEGLTHGRVLLSGPQEDDVIPADLYRRLSTDLSANGCKVAADLSGERLKAVLEGKPDLIKVSHEELLDDGRAKSEDAADLVKAMHSMRDDGAGTIVVSRSGSAPALALLDDGDVLEVCMPTLEPADPAGAGDSMTAGMVSALALGRSLREALQIGAACGALNVVRHGLGTGGARAVETLAERVELKEWKK; this is encoded by the coding sequence ATGGCTGACAAGAAACCCAGTCCGATCGTCATCTTCGCCCCCCTGCCCGTTCTCACCGTCACGGTCGAGGATCGTTCCGGGGAGGCCGACATCCATGTGCACGCCGGCGGCCAGGGAGTCTGGCAGTCCCGGATGGTGTCGTCGCTCGGCGTGCCGGTCGTGCTGTGCTCGGCGCTCGGCGGCGAGACCGGCGACGTGCTCGGCCATCTGCTGCCGGCCGACGGGGTGACCGTGCAGACCGTCCCGGTCAGCGCACGCAACGGTTCCTACGTGCACGACCGCCGCTCGGGCAGCCGCGAGATCATCGCCGAGGCCGACGGAAGCCCGCTGGACCGTCACGAACTCGACTCCCTCTACGAGCTCACCCTGACCGAAGGTCTCACCCACGGTCGGGTCCTGCTGTCCGGACCGCAGGAGGATGACGTCATCCCCGCGGACCTCTACCGGCGGCTGTCGACCGACCTGAGCGCCAACGGCTGCAAGGTGGCCGCCGACCTGTCGGGTGAGCGCCTCAAGGCGGTGCTCGAAGGCAAGCCGGACCTGATCAAGGTCAGCCACGAGGAGCTTCTCGACGACGGTCGCGCGAAATCCGAGGATGCCGCCGACCTCGTCAAGGCGATGCACTCCATGCGCGACGACGGCGCGGGAACGATCGTGGTGTCGCGGTCCGGTTCCGCGCCGGCACTGGCTCTGCTCGACGACGGCGACGTCCTGGAGGTCTGTATGCCGACCCTGGAGCCGGCCGATCCCGCCGGCGCCGGGGACTCGATGACCGCGGGCATGGTCTCCGCCCTGGCGCTGGGCCGGTCGCTGCGGGAGGCGTTGCAGATCGGCGCGGCGTGCGGTGCGCTCAACGTGGTGCGGCACGGGCTGGGCACCGGCGGCGCCCGGGCCGTCGAGACGCTCGCTGAGCGGGTCGAACTCAAAGAGTGGAAGAAGTGA